In Brachyspira hampsonii, the following are encoded in one genomic region:
- a CDS encoding TonB-dependent receptor domain-containing protein, giving the protein MPVFLFILLYMFLSFHIYAEDENTFDDKIMQDETNEIQASHKEKGFLLDRSINISKNQIKSSKAKNTAELIKEYSGIDIKNKTVYSQSTFILNGKVLNNEEKRVYLFLYNKDDIDSIYIDYYGSIGSIVYNILSKKYSEYEELLYVNLLKDVQLESDKTIKYVKTQTNESKSSGKMNVLEYNLKNQNNSSLKFNLDTSGEERGFSGKKSKTADFRSYINGDVNFKLNPVKQISLTGKYFVNMQTDIAMLNKGYTNNIKNQNIYQGGNIGISLKPHDIVTLEALYFISSKKDLLTNNNQYITTQGSKTSIIFNIPIKDISSTIRIKGNYSYLVGKNLYNVSVNNNDLPGLPRHQFNTSLEYIYSQNSDFESSILFNVQYIGDQYNNTTKSEVDKSYTTFDIISSFVFKKYTSLKFGVKNVLDVKYETIKGYPISSREYFVNVSAKLR; this is encoded by the coding sequence ATGCCTGTATTTTTATTTATATTGCTATATATGTTTCTGTCTTTTCATATTTATGCAGAAGATGAAAATACATTTGATGATAAAATAATGCAAGATGAAACAAATGAGATTCAAGCATCTCATAAAGAAAAAGGATTTCTTTTAGACAGATCAATCAATATAAGCAAAAATCAAATAAAATCTTCTAAAGCAAAAAATACAGCAGAATTAATAAAAGAATATTCAGGTATAGATATAAAAAATAAAACAGTATACTCTCAGTCTACATTTATATTGAATGGGAAAGTTCTTAATAATGAGGAAAAAAGAGTATATTTATTTTTATATAATAAAGATGATATAGATTCAATTTATATAGATTATTACGGATCAATCGGGAGTATTGTATATAATATTTTAAGTAAAAAATATTCTGAATATGAAGAGCTTTTGTATGTGAATTTATTAAAAGATGTTCAGCTTGAATCAGATAAAACTATTAAATATGTGAAAACACAGACTAATGAAAGTAAATCTTCTGGTAAGATGAATGTACTTGAATATAATTTAAAGAATCAAAATAACAGTTCATTGAAATTTAATTTAGATACTTCAGGAGAGGAAAGAGGATTCAGCGGAAAGAAAAGTAAAACTGCTGATTTCAGATCATATATAAACGGAGATGTAAATTTCAAATTAAATCCGGTAAAACAAATAAGTTTAACAGGAAAGTATTTTGTTAATATGCAGACAGATATTGCAATGCTTAATAAAGGTTATACTAATAATATAAAAAATCAGAATATTTATCAGGGAGGAAATATAGGGATATCATTAAAGCCTCATGATATAGTTACTCTGGAAGCTCTGTATTTTATAAGTTCTAAAAAAGATTTACTTACAAATAATAATCAATATATAACAACGCAAGGAAGTAAAACTAGTATAATATTTAACATACCAATAAAGGATATTAGTTCAACTATAAGAATAAAGGGGAATTATTCATATTTGGTTGGTAAAAATTTATATAATGTAAGTGTGAATAATAATGATTTACCCGGACTTCCGAGACATCAATTCAATACTTCATTAGAATATATATATAGTCAAAATAGTGATTTTGAATCAAGCATACTTTTTAATGTACAATATATAGGAGATCAATATAATAATACAACAAAATCTGAAGTTGATAAATCATATACTACTTTTGATATTATAAGTTCATTTGTATTTAAGAAATATACATCTTTAAAATTTGGAGTTAAAAATGTATTAGATGTTAAATATGAAACAATTAAGGGTTATCCTATATCAAGCAGAGAATATTTTGTAAATGTTTCTGCAAAATTACGATAA
- a CDS encoding DUF2752 domain-containing protein codes for MIKILKLILIFFTAFFINSDSNKSSNIYSIPIDELCMIRNVTGFPCPGCGMTRAHIEILKLDFKKAFYYHPLFIFPSIIFFAVIFRKRFKIANYIYYNNYIIINILLIFIIVYIIRFILLFPNEEPFTYNYDSKFYKTFTIIKNILK; via the coding sequence ATGATAAAAATTTTAAAACTTATATTAATATTTTTTACAGCATTTTTTATAAATTCTGATAGTAATAAATCTTCTAATATATATTCTATTCCTATAGATGAATTATGCATGATTAGAAATGTTACAGGATTTCCATGTCCCGGATGCGGAATGACAAGAGCACATATAGAAATTTTGAAATTAGATTTTAAAAAGGCTTTTTATTATCATCCGCTATTCATATTTCCAAGTATTATTTTCTTTGCAGTAATTTTTAGAAAAAGATTCAAAATTGCAAATTATATTTATTATAATAATTATATTATAATAAATATATTACTAATTTTTATAATAGTTTATATCATCAGATTCATATTACTATTCCCAAATGAAGAGCCTTTTACATATAATTATGATAGTAAATTTTACAAAACATTCACTATTATAAAAAATATTCTTAAATAA
- a CDS encoding rod-binding protein — translation MNISDKYNLSMGNANLTKLENAKKQYGNAKFSIEDTNTENVNEAVSKYNKDFEKKRLRQVSEDFEALMINQMLKEMRKTVDKSGLIDGGMAEQIFEDMLYDEYAKEFSKTKTFGLADIIYNQMEKYV, via the coding sequence ATGAATATAAGCGATAAATATAATTTAAGTATGGGCAATGCCAATTTGACTAAATTAGAAAATGCTAAAAAACAATATGGAAATGCTAAATTCTCTATAGAGGATACAAATACAGAAAATGTTAATGAGGCAGTATCTAAATATAATAAAGATTTTGAAAAAAAGCGTCTAAGACAAGTATCTGAAGATTTTGAAGCTTTGATGATTAATCAAATGCTTAAAGAGATGAGAAAAACTGTAGATAAAAGCGGTTTAATAGATGGTGGTATGGCAGAACAGATATTTGAAGACATGCTTTATGATGAGTATGCTAAAGAATTCTCAAAAACAAAAACTTTTGGTCTTGCTGATATCATATATAATCAAATGGAAAAATATGTATAA
- a CDS encoding methyl-accepting chemotaxis protein yields the protein MSLKNKVLLLVIIVVILALSPTIFINTKTNREALYNSAMNISQNYFYDVSSTFDNIFNSTTVGTVSLADIATVSYDLYSTGTVTDVATNLRSVIYRFHKSQLGLHHVIANGIYFEPNIIANNPYMRGLYSLYLYDVGNTGNMQPKIESAVDNYNKEEFYYLAIPETWNREAKRPRTIYYSSPYLKNIDKPQKVISFSSPIYSSINNNLIGVSLSDVSLEIVHEMFTNIVKTGPFNTVIFDSRDRKIVYHDNPNYILSDLKDIEWINNLIDNTTFYTNTRIIENYKVGDNSYTLLFKQFDNGFYNIFMYVPTSFFYNVLVTTNNTIFFILIVAIIVIIVVLNITIPISLKPLDRISQELESGVFDNNIFVNVSKINSRDSLGDLSTWIRIFFDMVQHVFSSVSKTLKVSKEQSNALKVKMADISEAAGSMTESVSMIIDNISSQQTEFKHVETSNLEIYKIIASSLAELISIDDMTNNLQSKIDDQSVSINQINSLTMTMQKDMQEVSVSVGKAKEESEHVVSLAEESKEKIVKTENITKSLITSIRGITDFVNSTIDISQQTNMLAMNAAIEAAHAGEQGKGFAVVAEEIRKLATTTNLQSEKAWKILRDIEKEMNQIMSSMTERIITTEDMLVKLQNFVNTMTKVKKVADEKCDSTKEISVSIESLHDAVKDIKEQYTNLHGRISVAKDDLVNLSDFSKKNDEAMKLVSENSDDIVSKTQDMGNHIGNVFGLIKEIEQLSNVASDSMDMLEKEMSNYVIKDFEDVIKEKIKIINEGDRAYSRQAFVKSIYKFVVTTFGKEKFSHLLEQMPDECKEIFKDAQKTKFRKKYPLSTSCFIPMTSIMDEFYDGAREGIREKARYDFKKFSFMKKLFIKIAKKNSLADVFVNFSKKMFKNIYIEVVKAEKKRIIYHLHYFPNYDSMIETYFDEIIKNIFRFKYPNGSKVRMTKSISKGYIYTEYIVTW from the coding sequence ATGAGTCTAAAAAATAAGGTACTTTTATTAGTTATTATAGTTGTAATTTTAGCATTATCGCCAACAATTTTTATAAACACTAAAACAAATAGAGAGGCATTATATAATTCTGCAATGAATATTTCACAGAACTATTTTTATGATGTATCTTCTACTTTTGATAATATATTCAATTCAACTACAGTAGGTACTGTTTCTTTGGCGGATATAGCAACTGTATCTTATGATTTATACTCTACAGGAACTGTTACTGATGTTGCTACTAATTTAAGATCGGTAATATATAGATTCCATAAATCGCAATTAGGTTTGCATCATGTTATAGCAAATGGTATATATTTTGAACCCAATATCATAGCTAATAATCCTTATATGAGAGGTCTTTATTCTTTGTATTTGTATGATGTTGGAAATACAGGCAATATGCAACCCAAAATAGAAAGTGCTGTAGATAATTATAATAAGGAAGAATTTTACTATCTAGCCATTCCTGAAACTTGGAACAGAGAAGCTAAAAGACCTAGAACTATTTATTATTCTTCTCCATATTTAAAGAATATTGATAAGCCTCAAAAAGTTATTTCTTTTTCTTCTCCTATATACTCTAGTATTAATAATAATCTTATAGGCGTTTCTTTGTCGGATGTTTCTTTGGAAATAGTTCATGAGATGTTTACAAATATAGTAAAGACAGGACCTTTTAATACTGTTATATTTGATTCCAGAGATAGGAAAATAGTTTATCATGATAATCCTAACTATATATTAAGCGATTTGAAAGATATAGAATGGATCAACAATTTAATAGATAATACAACATTTTATACTAACACTAGGATAATAGAAAATTATAAAGTAGGAGATAATAGCTATACTTTATTATTTAAACAGTTTGATAATGGTTTTTATAATATATTTATGTATGTTCCTACGAGCTTTTTCTATAATGTGTTAGTTACAACTAATAATACAATATTCTTTATATTAATAGTTGCTATTATAGTTATAATAGTAGTTTTGAATATTACTATTCCTATATCATTAAAGCCTTTGGATAGAATATCTCAGGAATTAGAATCTGGAGTATTTGATAATAATATATTTGTTAATGTCAGTAAGATTAATTCTAGGGACTCACTTGGAGATTTGAGTACTTGGATAAGAATATTTTTTGATATGGTTCAGCATGTATTTTCGAGTGTATCAAAAACTCTTAAAGTATCAAAAGAACAAAGCAATGCTTTAAAAGTTAAGATGGCGGATATATCTGAAGCTGCTGGTTCTATGACCGAGTCTGTAAGTATGATAATAGATAATATATCATCTCAGCAAACGGAATTTAAACATGTAGAAACAAGTAATTTAGAAATATATAAAATTATAGCTTCAAGTTTGGCTGAATTAATTTCTATTGATGATATGACCAATAATCTTCAAAGTAAAATTGATGATCAGTCTGTGAGTATAAATCAAATCAATTCATTAACTATGACTATGCAGAAAGATATGCAGGAAGTATCTGTTTCTGTTGGTAAGGCTAAAGAAGAATCAGAACATGTTGTATCTTTAGCAGAGGAAAGCAAAGAAAAAATAGTAAAAACAGAAAATATTACAAAATCATTAATAACTTCTATAAGAGGTATTACAGATTTTGTAAACTCAACTATCGATATATCTCAGCAGACAAATATGTTAGCGATGAATGCTGCTATTGAGGCAGCACATGCAGGCGAGCAAGGTAAAGGTTTCGCGGTTGTTGCTGAAGAGATTAGGAAATTAGCAACTACAACAAATTTACAGTCTGAAAAAGCTTGGAAAATATTAAGAGATATAGAAAAAGAAATGAACCAAATTATGTCAAGTATGACAGAAAGAATAATAACTACAGAAGATATGCTAGTTAAACTTCAAAATTTTGTTAATACTATGACTAAAGTAAAAAAAGTAGCAGATGAAAAATGCGATTCTACAAAAGAAATAAGCGTATCAATAGAAAGTTTGCATGATGCTGTAAAAGATATTAAAGAACAATATACTAATTTGCATGGCAGAATATCTGTAGCTAAAGATGATTTAGTAAATCTTTCTGATTTCTCTAAGAAAAATGATGAGGCTATGAAACTTGTATCTGAAAATAGCGATGACATAGTTTCTAAAACACAGGATATGGGAAATCATATAGGAAATGTATTCGGACTTATAAAAGAAATAGAACAGCTTTCTAATGTTGCAAGCGATTCTATGGATATGTTAGAAAAAGAAATGTCCAATTATGTTATAAAAGATTTTGAAGATGTTATTAAAGAAAAAATCAAAATTATTAATGAAGGAGACAGAGCATACAGCAGACAGGCTTTTGTTAAAAGTATTTATAAATTTGTAGTAACTACTTTCGGAAAAGAAAAATTCAGCCATCTTTTAGAGCAAATGCCTGATGAATGCAAAGAAATATTCAAAGACGCTCAAAAGACTAAATTTAGAAAGAAATATCCTTTATCTACATCTTGTTTCATACCTATGACCTCAATAATGGATGAGTTTTATGATGGGGCTAGAGAAGGTATAAGAGAAAAAGCTAGATATGATTTTAAAAAGTTTAGTTTTATGAAAAAATTATTCATAAAGATTGCTAAAAAGAATTCTTTGGCTGATGTGTTTGTTAATTTCTCTAAGAAAATGTTTAAAAATATTTATATAGAAGTAGTTAAAGCAGAAAAGAAACGCATTATTTACCATCTTCATTATTTCCCTAATTATGATTCTATGATAGAAACTTATTTTGATGAGATAATAAAGAATATATTTAGGTTTAAATATCCTAATGGTTCTAAGGTAAGAATGACTAAGTCTATAAGTAAAGGTTATATTTATACTGAGTATATAGTAACTTGGTAA
- the murJ gene encoding murein biosynthesis integral membrane protein MurJ, with protein MSENKTVSKEKIAKSSLKMSLVTTVSRVFGLVRDQIQAALLGTTFIADAFAIGFILPNLLRRLFAEGNMVASFIPVFTELEKEKGIEESKKFFRAVFTLLGLILIVVVCIGIMISPLLVRILYKSADNNIEALNLASDLSRIMFPYLFFISLAALMQGVLNIRGYYSISAASPILLNTVIISMALFFKFFLPNFFNNMAYVFAFAVLLGGFVQFAYQMPFVYKQGFSFKPYFHFKEHYVLKMIKLFAPGIFGASIYQINLLVSTAFSGAIGEGRVSAVTFATRIHEFVLGVFAVSVATVMLPTLSKLIADNKKDEAVENLGYSLRLVALVTIPATFGFLVLGREIVRMIFEYGAFSSKSTYLVSSALRYLSISLFFVASYRILVQSFYAMKDMKTPVYVAFFTFIINAFSNYLCVYIFKFDIIGISISSVVANIVSFCILYILLIKRMAVKSIINKKFEVLKTLAASLFMAASVYGMKYYLLSGNADSRIFFILKVFAVILLGVVFYSIINIVLRNDDFVSFINMFKGRLSRKFIKK; from the coding sequence ATGTCAGAGAATAAAACAGTAAGCAAAGAAAAGATAGCCAAATCATCATTGAAAATGTCATTGGTAACAACAGTAAGCAGAGTATTCGGGCTTGTAAGAGATCAGATACAGGCGGCTTTGCTTGGCACCACATTCATAGCAGATGCTTTTGCCATAGGATTTATACTTCCGAATCTATTGAGGCGATTATTTGCTGAAGGTAATATGGTTGCAAGCTTTATACCTGTATTTACTGAACTTGAAAAAGAAAAAGGTATTGAAGAATCAAAGAAATTTTTTAGGGCAGTTTTTACATTATTGGGATTAATACTTATAGTAGTTGTATGTATTGGAATAATGATATCACCTTTGCTTGTTAGAATACTTTATAAATCAGCAGACAATAATATAGAAGCACTCAATCTGGCATCAGATTTATCAAGAATAATGTTTCCTTATCTTTTTTTTATATCTTTAGCAGCTTTAATGCAGGGCGTACTTAATATAAGAGGCTATTATTCCATATCAGCGGCTAGCCCTATACTTTTAAATACTGTAATTATATCTATGGCTTTATTCTTTAAATTCTTTTTGCCTAATTTTTTTAATAATATGGCTTATGTATTTGCCTTTGCAGTATTACTCGGAGGATTTGTTCAATTTGCCTATCAAATGCCTTTTGTATATAAACAGGGTTTTAGTTTCAAGCCTTATTTTCATTTTAAAGAACATTATGTTTTAAAGATGATAAAATTATTTGCTCCCGGTATTTTTGGTGCTAGTATATATCAGATAAATTTGCTTGTTTCTACGGCATTTTCAGGTGCTATTGGAGAGGGTAGGGTTTCAGCTGTTACTTTTGCTACTAGAATACATGAATTTGTTTTGGGGGTTTTTGCTGTAAGTGTTGCAACTGTTATGCTGCCTACTTTAAGTAAATTAATAGCTGATAATAAAAAAGATGAAGCTGTTGAGAATTTAGGGTATTCTTTGAGGCTGGTTGCTTTAGTTACTATTCCTGCAACTTTCGGATTTTTGGTATTGGGCAGAGAAATTGTGAGAATGATATTTGAGTATGGAGCTTTTTCTTCAAAATCTACATATTTAGTATCAAGTGCTTTAAGGTATTTATCTATATCATTATTTTTTGTGGCAAGCTATAGAATACTTGTACAGTCATTTTATGCTATGAAAGATATGAAAACTCCTGTATATGTAGCATTTTTTACATTTATTATTAACGCTTTTAGTAATTATTTATGCGTTTATATATTTAAATTCGATATTATAGGAATATCTATATCAAGTGTTGTTGCAAATATTGTATCTTTTTGTATACTATATATATTGCTTATAAAGAGAATGGCAGTGAAATCGATAATAAATAAAAAATTTGAGGTTTTAAAGACATTGGCTGCTAGTTTGTTTATGGCGGCTTCTGTCTATGGAATGAAATATTATTTATTATCTGGGAATGCTGATTCTAGGATATTTTTTATATTAAAAGTATTTGCTGTAATATTATTAGGAGTAGTATTTTATTCTATAATAAATATTGTATTAAGAAATGATGATTTTGTTTCTTTTATTAATATGTTTAAAGGCAGATTATCGAGAAAGTTTATAAAAAAATAA